The DNA segment GTGTGTGAGCTTCTACAACTGGTACAAGCGGTACTACGACACCTACAACAAGCACGGCGAGCTGACCAAGCTCATCGCCAGCAAGGGATCCGAGGACGAAGACCTCTTCTACACTGGCAAGGTGGCGATGGGCCTGTTCGGAGAATGGCTGCCGGGGGCGGCCTATGCGCCACACTTCGCGCCGAATCTCAACTACGAGACCGCCGCCTTTCCTAGCAACGATGCGACCATGTATGGCGCTGGGTACGTCAACGGAAACGCCTTCTTCATTCCCAAGGGTTCGAAGAACCCAGCTGCGGCGGCGACGTTCGGGATGTACCTCATGACGGACGCGCCATCCCGCACCATGGCCATCCAGAACGCCAGCGTTCCGGAGCTAAAGTCGCTGGTGTCTGATCCGCAGCTGACGTCAGTCGCGCACTTCGGGACGTTCCTGAAGATCGCGAATAACCCCAATACCTGGACCAACCCGATGATTTCCCAATGGAGTGAGCTCCACGATGGGATGGCATCGGCGCTGGATAGTGTCCTGACCGGCGGTGTCCCAGCACAAACTGCCCTCGATGCTCTTGCCACCAAGATCCAGGGGGAGATCAACTCGAACGGTCCATAAGAGGGAATCAGGCCACGTTAGTACGCTGAGCGGGCTGGCAGCCGCCGGTCCCGCTCAGCTTGCGATCCGTCCGTCGAACGACGGCAACTGCTGCATGTGCTGCGTGCCAGTATCGAAACCGCAGCTCGAGGGTGCCGCCGGCCTTCGCCCGCC comes from the Chloroflexota bacterium genome and includes:
- a CDS encoding extracellular solute-binding protein; the encoded protein is MESIIKAFNASNPNIQVRGISGSIAPQQIAAAVAGGAPPDMVITCNNDPVPGFAHDGVILPLGDLLTQINANTGDILPSSLAWVTYQGKLYGLPFLEDTWGLAWNTDEFKAAGLDPTKPPTTLDELWTYAQKLTIYNADGSLKQAGFIPNYPGTNLVELSQLFGCKIYDDASKKITVNSPACVSFYNWYKRYYDTYNKHGELTKLIASKGSEDEDLFYTGKVAMGLFGEWLPGAAYAPHFAPNLNYETAAFPSNDATMYGAGYVNGNAFFIPKGSKNPAAAATFGMYLMTDAPSRTMAIQNASVPELKSLVSDPQLTSVAHFGTFLKIANNPNTWTNPMISQWSELHDGMASALDSVLTGGVPAQTALDALATKIQGEINSNGP